cactgacgttctacttaacgtggcagtttttgtaggtgtcttgttgatttagagtgccatggttggcatctaagcctatgttgagtgtgatgggtagctggagcaacttcatcaacggcactctctagggtctggtgcaggtgggatacagcagtgtcaggtgtggtgaatgtagagattggtgagagcaattgttgcagagaagtggaaagctgTTGAAAATTTAtagtgttagtatttctgcgggttagaggaggattgcttggttttagtgtcctagaatttaaagtaatagaagagattgggaagatgatcaggttgtgatcagagagagggaaaggagtgtaaatgaattcggaaactgagcagagcctggtgaacacaagatcaaggcagtgggcctcctggtgagtagaggagtcggaccattgggttaggccaagagaggaggttagagagaggagtttggaggcatgaacagattgtggactgtcaagagctatattgaaatcaccgataatgatggtggagatgtcagaggataagaagtgtgggagccaggccgaaaaatcttctagaaattgttgtttgggttgcccaggagggcgatagatagctgcaacacgcagagagaagggggtgaaaatcctgatagagtgaacttcaaatgaggtgaatgcgagtgatggaacctgaggtagaacagtgtatgtgaaaaactgacagtaagattccaaccccaccacctttactattattaggcctagatgtgtgtgtgaagtggaaaccaccgtgtgacagtgctgcaggggaggccgtgtctgattgtgtgagccatgtttctgttatagccagcagattaaagttgtgagatatgaagaggtcatggatggatgttaacttgttacaaacagagcgtgcattccataaggcacattttagtgacttggagggggatgggagacacgtgatatttatgaggttagatattTAGCAGAAATTAGGCTGGAACATGTTCTCCCGGACTCTCATCTGGACTTTTTCCTGAACAGATGCAATACAGCAAGGGATGAGCCAGAGATTCTATCATTGCATCTCAGAGGTGGAGAGGAGATAGCAAAGAATTGGAATTGCACCTGCAAGAAGATTATTGCAGGAATATCACAAGAGATGCATCAGATATGAGGATCTGCAGCTATTTCCCACACTCTCCCCTCAGGATTAGATGTAGTATTCGTGGGCACTACTGCTTCTCTACCCTTAACTTGGTGTCCTTGGTGGGACTGAGAGCTGTGAGTGGGCAACAAATCTACTTCTGTGTTTGAGATCTATTTACCCTGACACTATTTAACGTACTGTATCTTGGTTGACAATTAAGAATAATGTGAGATCCCTAGCTCTAACGAAGTATTTCCCTTACAGTATGTAATCTGAAATAAAATCGATCAAAGATAAATGATGATGAAGCTCCTGGCAGTTAGAAATACCGCCTATATAATGGGGCCGAGACATCTGACAATACTACAGGATAATAGCAGAGAGGACATTGGTTAATGGATGTCACACAAGTCAGATACAGAAAAAAAATGTATACAATATCTCTATAATATATACGTGTACATGCACAAAATATTACATTATAATAAACGTTCTTTGCCATTTCAACTTCTACTTGTGATTAATTTAACCTTGGTGTTCAAATCTGGTCTGATAAGAATAATGTAACATTTAGGGATGAAGATACAGCCCAGGAGTCCAGCACTGGAAGCCAAAATGGCAAATACCTCAAAAGCCACAGTGTATTTCCCCTTGGCGCTGAGGTAGGCTGGGATGAAGGCGACCCAGACACTGCAGAAGACCGCCATGCTGAATGTGATGAACTGAGCCTCATTGAATGTATCTGGCAGCTTCCTGGCTAAAGAGGCCACAATAAAGCATAAGGCAGCCAGACCTCCCATGTAGCCAATCACAATGTAGAACGCAGCGACAGAACCTTCATTACACTGTAATATCATCTTCCCAACCTCTGCCTGGGTGTCATGATCTGGGAATGGTGGAGATAAGCATAGCCAGAGGGCACAGATCACAGCCTCCCCAAAGGAGCAGATGACAAGTAGCGATCTCGATGAATGTCTGGTCAGCCACCTCATCAGCTTCTGGTCGGGCTTGGTGGCTCTGAAGGCAAGGACAACGGTGACTGTTTTGGCCAAAAGTGAAGAGAGAGCAACTGTGAAAATGTTCCCAAAAGCCACTTGTCTGAGGAGACAAGACATCTCTGTGGGGCGTCCAATAAATAGCAGAGGACACAGGAAGGCTAaaatgagagagaggaggaggatgaagctgaggttcTGGTTATTGGCTCTCACCACAGCTGTATCTCTGTATTTGATAAATATCCCTAAAATTACAGCAGTCACGCAACAGAATAATAGAGCGATGGAAATAAGAGATGCTCCTAATATCTCTCCATGAGACAGGAACACAACTGTTCTTTCTATACAGACGTCTCTTCTGTCATTTGACCACTGATTCTCAGGACACTTCAAACATATTTCCATATCTGAAAAAGAGACATTTTTATGTAAAACAACATGAGTTAGCTGCCGTCTGCTTATTTCCCTATTTAACTTTCACTTAGTATTATATATTATTATCAGTGGTTGGCGTCAAGTCACTAGTAGTTTATCTGGTGTGTTAAGGCCGGTACAGACGgtgagatttctcccagagatgtgtgctgagcgatccagCACGaaccctcagcacacatctctccccgactcagcacacagcgcaatgtgtgctgagcagggaggGGGATGGGTGGGCCACTCATTTCCACCAGCGGTGAttgagcaatgtgctagattgtgcttgcatgcatgcaaatctagtaccggcgatagcaacacgtggggcatacacacggagagatccatgcttaaattctaagtcattctagtcatattgcttagaacttaagcacttatatctccgtgtgtaccccccttactgtATTTATCTGTGAAATAATGTTACTGCTGTATATAACAATGAGCAATTGCAGCAGCAACAACAAATTATAAAATCAACAGACAATGGGCCTAAATCAAGGTTgaatgcaaaataacattttcccctaatgggtaaaaccatgtgcactgcaggtggggcagatataacatgtgcagagagagagttagatttgggtaggttata
The Pseudophryne corroboree isolate aPseCor3 chromosome 4, aPseCor3.hap2, whole genome shotgun sequence DNA segment above includes these coding regions:
- the LOC134910759 gene encoding vomeronasal type-2 receptor 26-like: MVASKVVPTVNRYLKNIRFTTPGGEEIRFDNGDSPAKFDLLNAIFLPDKSIQKKQVGHIYGDGQDYQLHVNRSAIQWPPKFLQLSIRVIHYEGYADDIMDISCLPTPRSVCTESCLPGYHKSQGRSRISCCHYCVRCPEGEISNMTDMEICLKCPENQWSNDRRDVCIERTVVFLSHGEILGASLISIALLFCCVTAVILGIFIKYRDTAVVRANNQNLSFILLLSLILAFLCPLLFIGRPTEMSCLLRQVAFGNIFTVALSSLLAKTVTVVLAFRATKPDQKLMRWLTRHSSRSLLVICSFGEAVICALWLCLSPPFPDHDTQAEVGKMILQCNEGSVAAFYIVIGYMGGLAALCFIVASLARKLPDTFNEAQFITFSMAVFCSVWVAFIPAYLSAKGKYTVAFEVFAILASSAGLLGCIFIPKCYIILIRPDLNTKVKLITSRS